The segment CACGAAGAATTTGTATTTCAAGTTCTTTTTCACCTAAAAGTTTCTTTAGTTGTTCATTTTCTTTTTCTAGTATCTGAGACTCAACATCTTTATTAGTAGTTTTGGAAGTTTGTTTAGAAACTGTTGTTTTTCCATATTTTTTATAGTTATTTATCCATCTTGATAAGGTAACCGGATGAATATCATGACGTCTTGCTACTATACCTTGTTCACCAGTTTCTAAGGCTTCTTTAACTACTTTAACTCTAAATTCTTCAGTGAGTTGTTTTTTTGGCACTTAAATCCACCCCCTAAATTTATTATATTTCTATGGTTAATTTTGTCCAAATCTATTAGGGGGCTAAAAAGTTTTTAATTCTCAACTCTTAACTTTTAACTCCCCTTTATTACTTTATACAATTCATCACTTTCTGGAGGGTCTATTTCAGTTTTTACTCCATCTTCAATGAAATATCGTCCTTCTTCTGTTATTTCTCCAATAACAGTTGCTTTTATTCCACTACAACTTAATTTTTCAATAAGCTCTTTTTCCTTTTGTGGACTTACAGTCATAAGCATACTACCACTTGATATTAGCTTAAATGGATTTATATTTAAAAATTTACATATATCTGCTGTTTCTTTGGCTATAGGGATTCTATCCTTAAACACAATACATCCTACATTTGAAGCTTCACAAACTTCCCAAATTGCCCCTAAAATCCCTCCTTCTGTAATATCATGCATACAGTTTACTCCAACTTGTCCGCCTATTATACCTTCTTTTACTACACTTATATCATTTACCATAGACTTCGCTTTTTGAATTATTTCCCGGGAAAATGTCGAAGATAATTTTTCTTCCAAATCATATGCAATTATTCCCGTTCCCTCAAGTCCAACTGTCTTAGTCATTATTATTTTATCTTTTATCTTAGCTCCTGAAGTTTTTATAAGTTTATTCTTCAATTGTCTTCCTATTGCAGTAGCTGAAATCACTATTTTATTCACTGCATCAGTTATTTCTGTATGACCACCAATTACCTCTACATTGAGCTTAGCTGCTTCTTCTCCTACTTGCTTCATTATATCTTCTATATCATTTTCTGTTGTTCCTAGAGGAGCTAATATAGTAATCATAAGTCCTAAAGGTTCTACTCCATTTGAAGCTATATCATTACAATTTATATGTACAGCTAATCTTCCCACTTCACTGGCAGCTCCAGTTATAGGGTCTGTTGACATTATCAGTACATATTTTTCAAAGTCTACAACTGCACAATCTTCGCCAATACTTGCTCTTACTAAAACCTCATCCCTATGAAATTTAATATTCTTAAAAACAATTTTTTGAAGTAATTCTGAATCTAATTTACCTGCTCTCATTTCTTCATCTCCTCTACTTCTTAAAAAAATCAAAATATTCTATTATACATTATATAACAGCATGTTATTTAAATAAAATGTAATTCTTAAGAATAACATAACTATAAGTAAATATATTTATACTAAATGAATATGTACTCTTTCAGAAAAATCAAATTTTGCAATTATAAATATTTTTTAGGTGGTGATATAAAATGAATAAAAATTTTATTTTAATTTATTCTCTTTTTAATATTTTATCGATATACCAATTAGAAAATTCTGGACTAAAATATGAATTATCAGAAAAAGATTTTATTAAATTCAATAAAATTACAAATTCAAATTTATTAAAACTCTCCACACTTCCTTTAACAATTTTTTCTAACATAAATATCTCTTCTGAAAAAAAAGTTGATAATAATGAAAATATAATAAACAACGATAAAAAAATTATTTCACCAAAAAATCAAGCTCTTCTAATAATAAATGAAGTTCAAATGGCTAAATATCTATATGATAACATTATATTTAATGTCAATCATCCACTACATGATATAGAAAAAACTCTAGGTCTTATTTTTCTAAAATCCGCTATTAATCAAGGAAAATACTGCCATGAAAATTTAAAAAATGACTTAGAATTTTTTATTGACAAAAAAATTGAAATTGAACAAGATACTAATACTGTAAAATTACAGCCTTTAATCGATAATACAAATTTATCTACTGTAAATTGGGAAAACCAATCATACATGCTATTAGCTTACTATGAACTTTATAAGATACTAAAAAATAACTATTTTGAAATATACTACAGCGAAAAGGAAGCTAACTACTTTGAAGAAAAATTCTCTAATCTCCTTGAAAAAATATTATCTAATGAAAATAACATAATAAATCTTGAAACTAATATATTGTCAAGTATATTTCCTCCCATTCTAAAATCTTTAAAAGAATTTTATGAGAATGAAAATAATAAATATTTTATTTTAAGTATAAGTGAAGAATTATATTCTAGAGAATTTGAATTAGGCTATATTTATTCAGATAAAAATAAAACAAAAGCTGCATCTTTAGCTACTCATTTCAATACTATTGAATCTTTAATAACTGCTTATAACTGCACTCAATTTGATTGTTTCCTATATCTAGCAGAAAGAATATTTAAAAATTTAAGCTGGTTTTGGGATGATGAACTTAATTTATACAATCTTATAAACGATAAAGATTTAATATATACTTCTAAAACTATTTCATACATACTTAAATCCTTAAATAATCTGTATAATACAACTAATTCTGAAGGAATAAAAAGAAAAATAAAAAAACAGTTTGATAAAATTCTAAACTCATCAATAATATTATTAAATAATAAAGATTATCTTCTATCAAAAAAAATAGAATCAATCAATATTGAAAATTTAATTGAAAATCCTTATTATTTTTTAATAAAAAGCGGATTTAAAATTAATCCTGATAATAATAAATTAAGTATATATGAAAAAAAAGTTATAACTGAATACAATTTATTACTTGCTAATACTTTATTTGAAATTGCAACTAATCCCTAAAATTAAGAGGCATCTTTTGATGCCTCTTAATTTTCTAAGCAAAAATACTTTTTCCACTTTTCACTAGTGAGCATATAATGGTCAGATATTATATAAAGTACTTTTAAATCTTTCGGCTTAATGTCATGCATTATTAACACCTCTGCATCATATCCACTTCTTTGATCATATCTCTTTTTTAAATTCTCATTAAAAGACAAAGATGTTTCCCAATATTGCCTTAATAAATTCTTCCCTTCTTTTAATAAATATTTATTTGATTTTTCATATTCTACTATTTTACTTAAAATAAATGGCTCATATATATGATTTGCCAGATTTTCATTTGCAACCCAACATCTATTAGGATTTATCTTAATACCTAAAATAGCTGTATGAGAATGAAATTTATGATATTTATCAAAATTCAAACTTGCAAATATAGCTTTTTTTCTAATAACCCAAGAAGGTATCCAATCTGGCTTATGATTATCTATATAAATGTGAAAATCAAGATATTTAGATTTATAAGTCCTTTTATCATTATATTTTATTCCATTTTTTAATGCATTATCTAAATCTAATATGCTAATTACATGATAAACTACATTTGTTTCTATATAATCTGGAAATAGCATAAAATATCACCCGCTATCTTTTTAATTTTACAAATATTCTCTTTAAAATTTTTATATTTTTTTAGCATTTAGTGCAATACTAATCTTAGGAGGTGTTTTTATGTTAAATATCAACTGTACAATTAACAACTGTTTATTTTGCAAAAATGGAAATTGTACATTAACACATGTTTCTTCACCTTCAAATATCTATAATCCTGACTGTATTTATTTTAGACCAAAACATGAAATTTATTCGAATGAAACACATAAAAAAAAGATATGATGGAAAAATTCCATCATATCTTTTTAAAACAATATAATTATTCTGCTATATAAGCATAACCAAAATACCAATGACCTAATTTTGTTTTTTGCCAATCTTTTACTTTCTCTTTAACCATTACAGGATCAGTATAGTAGTAAATAGGCATAACTATCATTTCGTCCATTATCATTTTTTCAGCTTCTAATAACAATTTATCTCTTTCTTTTCCTGACACTAATTTAGCCTTTTCAATAAGCTTATCATAAGCTTTTACTTTCCACTGAGCATCATTATTTCCTGAATATGTTGTCCATAAATCTAAAAATGTCATAGGGTCAGCATAATCCGCAAGCCATCCTGCTCTAGCTACTGTAAAATTACCTTGATGTCTTGTATCTTGGAATACTGCCCATTCTTGATTTGCAAGTTTTACATTTATTCCAAGGTTCTTCTTCCACATTTCCTGTATAGCTTCTGCTATTGCTTTATGTCCTTCTGAAGTATTATAAAGAATAGTTATTTCTGGGAATCCCTTACCATCTGGATACCCTGCCTCAGCTAATAACTTCTTAGCTTCTTCAACATTAGCTCCATTTGGGTCTATTCCATAATCTCCAGCAACTTTTCTAAATTCTTCTCCTGTAGAAAGAGTTAAATTAACCGGTACAAATCCTGTAGCTGGTACCTGTGCAGCTTTTGTAACTGTTTCAACAATAGCTTTTCTATCAATAGCAAGAGTAAGTGCTCTTCTCACTCTAACATCATTTACAGGTTCTTTATTAACATTAAATATATAGTAATAAGTTCCTATCTGTGGCAATATAGTAAATGTTGGGTCTTCAGCCTGAAGTCTTGGTATCTCTTGAGTTGGCATATTATCAATTACATCCAATTCCCCAGATTCATATGCAGTTAAAGCTGTTGACTGGTCAACAATCATACTAGCTATAATTTTATCAATTTTTACCTCATCAGCTCTCCAATAATTTTCATTCTTAGCAAGTACTAACTTGTCACCTGATTTGTATTCAACAAGTTTAAATGGACCATTACATATGAATTTTGAAGGGTCTTTTGCCCATATACCTTCATTGTCAACTATATCTTCTCTAGTAGGCATATAAGTATAGAATGTAGTTAAATCCAAGAAATAAGGTGTAGGAGCATTTAAAGTAACTTGTAAAGTTTTGTCATCAAGTGCCTTAACTGCTACATCATCTCTTGTTCCTTTTCCCTCATAATATTCTTGCCCACCTTTAATGTAGAACAATTGGAATGCATATTCTGAAGCAAGTTTTGGGTCTAAAGCTCTCTTCCATGCAAACTCAAAATCATGAGCAGTTAGCGGCTTACCATCTGACCATTTAGTGTCTCTTAAATGGAAAGTATATGTAAGTTCATCTTCTGATACTTCATAGCTTTCAGCTATTGCTGGTTCAAGTTTACCATTAACTTCTCTCATTAAACCCTCAAATGTATTGTTAATTACATGTCCACCATCACTTGCACTATTAAGTTGCGGGTCAAGCGTCTTAGGTTCTGAACCTAAATTCCAATTTAATACCATTTCTTTTCCTTCAGCTGGTGCTGGCTTCTCAGCCTGATTTTGCTGCTCATTAGGTTCTGATTTCTTAGAACCACAGCCAGTAAAAGCTGTAACTACCAATACAAGTATTAGTAGTAATGCAAAACTCTTTTTAAACAATGTAAACCCCTCCTATTTTTTTTATTTATGTAAGTGGTATTTAAAATACCACTTTTTACATAATTATTTTTCATTTATTAAAATTATTATCACTAATAAAAAATCATTTACTGTTATTAAATATATTTAATAGATTTTTTAATTATATTTAAAAAATATTATATCTAAATTTTTTTAAATATTCAAGAAAAATATATTACTGGAAAACATTATCTTTTGAATTTATTTTACATCTAATGCTTTTTTGTTAGATATTTCCTTTGTTCCCCTTTTTATATCATCTGCATAATGACATGCATGCATATGACCATTTCCTATATCTACTAATTTTGGCTCTACCTGAGCACATTTTTCAGTAGCATATCTACATCTAGTTCTAAATCTACATCCTGATGGAGGATTAAGTGGACTTGGTACATCTCCTTGAAGTACTATTCTCCTTTTACTTCTTGTTACCTCCGGGTCTGGTATCGGTATAGCTGAAAGCAATGCTTGTGTATAAGGATGTAGGGGATTTGAATAGAGCTCATTACTTGGTGCTACTTCAACTAATTTGCCGAGATACATAACACCTATTCTATCAGATATATGTTTAACCATTGAAAGGTCATGAGCTATAAATAGATAAGTAAGTCCCATTTCTGATTGTAAATCTTCAAGCATATTTACAACTTGTGCCTGAATAGAAACATCTAAAGCTGAAATAGGTTCATCACAAATGATAAAATCTGGTCTAACAGCCAAAGCTCTAGCTATACCTATACGCTGTCTTTGTCCTCCACTAAATTCATGAGGATACCTATTTGCATGGTCTTTACTAAGTCCTACTCTTTCAAGCAAATCATATATAATTTCTTGTCTTTCTTTACCTTTAGCCAAATTATGAATATCTAAAGGTTCTCCTATTATATCACCAACAGTCATACGAGAATTCAATGATGCATAAGGGTCTTGAAATATCATTTGTATTCTCTTTCTAAATGGTTTAAGCTGACTTTCTCTTAATTTTCCTATTTCTGCTCCATCAAATATAACTTCTCCATCTGTTACATCATAAAGTCTTATTATTGTTCTACCAGTAGTAGATTTTCCACAACCAGATTCTCCAACAAGTCCAAAAGTTTCTCCTTTTCTAATGAAAAAACTAATATCATCTACAGCTTTTACATATTGAATTTTTTTCTTTATAAAACCTTTATTAATGGGGAAATACTTTTTTAAGTTTTTTACTTCTAGCAGTATCTCATTATTATCTTTATTTAATTTTATATCATTTGTCATTATTTCTCCCCCTTTCTAACACCAGTATCAACTGTTACCTTAGGAGCTTCATCATGAAGCAACCAACACATTGCTCTATGTCCTTCATTTACATAAAAATACGGTGGCATATGCTCAACACATATTTTCATAGCATAAGGACATCTTGCTGCAAAAGGACATCCTTTTGGCGGCTTCAATAAATCTGGGGGAGTCCCTTCTATTGGAATAAGTCTTTGCTTTTCATCTATATCCATTCTTGGAATAGATTTAAGAAGTCCCATAGTATAAGGATGCTTTGGCTCATAAAATATTTCTTCAGATGTTCCTTCTTCCATTATTAGTCCACCATACATAACGATAATTCTTGAACACACATCAGCAACAACACCTAAATCGTGAGTTATAAGTATAATAGAAGTATTTATCTTTTCCTTTAAATCCTTCATAAGTTCTAAAATCTGAGCTTGAATAGTAACATCCAAAGCTGTCGTAGGCTCATCAGCTATCAAAAGGTCAGGCTGACAAGAAAGTGCTATTGCTATCATAGCTCTCTGCCTCATACCACCACTAAATTCATGAGGATAATTATCTACTCGTTTTTCCGGTGATGGTATACCAACAAGTCTTAACATTTCAATAGCTTTTTCACGTGCCTCTTTCTTACTAGCACCCTGATGTCTTATAATGGCTTCCATTATCTGGTCTCCAACTGTATAAACCGGATTAAGTGATGTCATTGGGTCTTGAAATATCATTGCTATTTCATTACCTCTAATTGACATCATTTCTTTATTAGATTTTTTTACTAAATCTTCACCTTTAAAAATTATTTCACCACTTTTTATTTTTCCCGGGAATTGCAAAAGTCTCATTATAGACATTGAAGTAACACTTTTTCCACTACCTGATTCTCCAACAATTCCAACAGCTTCACCTTTATTAATTGTATAACTCACTCCACGAACTGCTTGAACTTCTCCAACATGTGTATAAAATGAAGTTTTTAAATTCCTTACTTCTAATAATTTTTCAGACAAAACATTCACCTCTTTCCTATTTACGTAAACGTGGGTCTAAAGCATCTCTTAAACCATCACCTAAAAAGTTAAATGCAAGCATTGTTATACATATAGCCAGTGATGGGAAAAATAACTGATATGCATATGAGCGAAGTCCACCCAATGCATCAGATGCCAATGTACCCCATGATGCTGCAGGTGCTGAAACTCCAAGTCCTATAAAGCTCAAAAATGATTCCGTAAATATTGCACTAGGTATCTGCATTGTAAGTGCAACTATAATAGGTCCCATTGCATTTGGTATCAAGTGTCTTACTAATATCCTCCAAGTACTAGCACCTAATGTTTTAGCAGCCAATACATACTCTTGTTCTTTTAAGCTTAAAGTCTGTCCTCTAACTATACGTGCCATACGCACCCAATAAACAGTACCTAACGTAATCATAATAGTTTTAAGTCCTGAACCCATAACAACCATAAGCATAATAACGTAAAGCATAAGCGGTACAGTACTGATAATATCAACTATACGCATCATCATATTGTCAATTTTTCCACCTGCATAACCTGAAATACCGCCGTAAAGAACTCCTATAAAAAAGTTAACAACTGCTGCAACTACTGCAACTGATAGAGATATACGTGCCCCATAAAGAACTCTTACATATAAATCTCTACCATGTGCATCACTACCAAACCAGTATGTCTTATTAAATACTTTTTTATAAGGCTTGATTTCCTTTCCATTTAAATATAATGCAAATTTTTTCGCATTTGGAATATCTTTATTTTTAGCAGCAAAACTATAATCTAAAACTACTTCATTACCATCAATATTGTATATCCTTTTTTTGCCTATCATATCATTTTTAGATGCTACAAGCTTATCTAAAATTTCTCCTTTTTCAGTTACTTCTATCAACATATAATCTCTTCTAACGTATACAAATTTATTATCTGCTATTTTATATATTTCAAATCTTGGAGGTATATTTGCCAAATCAAGATTTTGATCTGAATAAGAATATTTAGAAAACATTGGTCCAAATATTGCAAATAAAAATAAAATTATAATTGTAACAAGTCCTATCATAGCAAGTTTATTTTGTTTTAATCTCCTCCATGCATCCTGCCAATATGTCATACTCGGACGAGTAATTTTTTCTTTATCTCTTTCTTCATGTGCAATAGGTTCCCACATTTCTTTAGGAATATTTTTCATTTCTGCCATCAATCCAGCCTCCTTTTAGTCCCCTATCTTAATCCTTGGGTCAATAAATCCATAAAGTATATCCACAATCAAAATCATAACTAATAAAAATGCTGCATAAAATATTGTTACACCCATAAGTACTGTATAATCTCTATTTCCTACACTTTCAACAAAGTGCTTTCCAAGTCCCGGAATAGCAAATATTTTTTCAATTACAAACGAACCAGTCAATATTCCTGCTATCATAGGTCCTATATAAGTTACAACCGGTATTAATGCATTTTTAAGTGCATGTTTACCTACAACTACAAACTCTGAAAGTCCTTTTGCTCTAGCAGTTCTAATATAATCTTGTTGAAGAACTTCCAGCATACTTGAACGAGTAAGTCTTGCAACAAAAGAAAGTGAAAATCCTCCTAATGCTATTACCGGTCCTATCATATGCTTCCAACTAGTTAAACCATGCGAAGGTAGCCATCCTAGTTTTGAACTGAATATATATATAATTGCTGTTGCCATAACAAAACTTGGAATAGTAACACCTAAAGTAGCCAGTATCATTACAAGTTGATCCTGCCATTTATTTTGTTTGAGTGCAGAAATAACTCCAAGAGGAATACCTAAAACAACTACCATGAGTACTGCTCCTCCACCAATTTTAGCTGATACTGGAAAGCCTTCCTCAATTAATTGATTTACAGTAACTCCTACTCTCTGGAATGAAGGTCCTAAATCAAAAGTTGCAACTCCTTTAAGATAATCTAAATATTGTTTCCACAATGGCTGATCAAGTTTATATTTAGCTTCTAAGGCTTCAATAACAGCTGGTGGCAATGGTTTTTCTCTCGTAAAAGGTCCACCCGGTATAGCATGCATTAAGAAAAATGTGATAGTTATAACTAAAAATAAAGTTATAAACATAGATATTATTCTATTAGCAAGAAATCTAGCCAAATTATTACACTCCTTTCAAAATTTAAGTTATTATTTTAAAATTCCATAAAAATATTCTTAAAAACACCTCCTTTAAAATTTAAATAAATAATAATCAATAATATAATTGTCAAATTTAACAGTTTATATTATTAGCTTGGTAAAGTAATATTTTTATAAATCACTAGACATATTTTTATTTAACTTTAATAATAAAAATTTATGAATAATTATGTATATATTATCATTTTCCATTCATCTAAGTCTTAATATAAATCATAACTAAAATTTTCTAACAATTCAACATTTTCAGGATAATGCAATATTTAAATATTTGTAATAATTTTTGTAAATGTTGATATTTCAACTTTTAATCCTCACTACACATTTTTAGTTGTTTCTATTTATTTCCTGCTAACGTTATCATCTGTTTATTTTATTTAAAAAAATAATTACTCTTTCGTAATATGTATTTTTTTGTACAAATTTGACAAAAAAAAAGAGTCCTAAGACTCTGCATATTTATATTAATTCTTTAATAATTTTATTTACCAATTGAGGATTTGCTTTTCCTTTAGTTTCCTTCATGACCTGCCCTATTATATAAGCTAACGCTCTTTCCTTTCCATTTCTATAGTCTTGTACAGACTTTTGATTAGTCCTTATGACATTTACTACAATTTTCTCTATAGTTTTTCTATCTGTAATTTGCTCTAAATTTTTTTCTTTAATTATTTCTTTTGAACTTTTCCCAGTTTTAAACATTTGACTCAAAACTTTTTTACCTAAATTATTA is part of the Caminicella sporogenes DSM 14501 genome and harbors:
- a CDS encoding AIR synthase family protein — its product is MRAGKLDSELLQKIVFKNIKFHRDEVLVRASIGEDCAVVDFEKYVLIMSTDPITGAASEVGRLAVHINCNDIASNGVEPLGLMITILAPLGTTENDIEDIMKQVGEEAAKLNVEVIGGHTEITDAVNKIVISATAIGRQLKNKLIKTSGAKIKDKIIMTKTVGLEGTGIIAYDLEEKLSSTFSREIIQKAKSMVNDISVVKEGIIGGQVGVNCMHDITEGGILGAIWEVCEASNVGCIVFKDRIPIAKETADICKFLNINPFKLISSGSMLMTVSPQKEKELIEKLSCSGIKATVIGEITEEGRYFIEDGVKTEIDPPESDELYKVIKGS
- a CDS encoding ABC transporter ATP-binding protein gives rise to the protein MSEKLLEVRNLKTSFYTHVGEVQAVRGVSYTINKGEAVGIVGESGSGKSVTSMSIMRLLQFPGKIKSGEIIFKGEDLVKKSNKEMMSIRGNEIAMIFQDPMTSLNPVYTVGDQIMEAIIRHQGASKKEAREKAIEMLRLVGIPSPEKRVDNYPHEFSGGMRQRAMIAIALSCQPDLLIADEPTTALDVTIQAQILELMKDLKEKINTSIILITHDLGVVADVCSRIIVMYGGLIMEEGTSEEIFYEPKHPYTMGLLKSIPRMDIDEKQRLIPIEGTPPDLLKPPKGCPFAARCPYAMKICVEHMPPYFYVNEGHRAMCWLLHDEAPKVTVDTGVRKGEK
- a CDS encoding ABC transporter ATP-binding protein, translating into MTNDIKLNKDNNEILLEVKNLKKYFPINKGFIKKKIQYVKAVDDISFFIRKGETFGLVGESGCGKSTTGRTIIRLYDVTDGEVIFDGAEIGKLRESQLKPFRKRIQMIFQDPYASLNSRMTVGDIIGEPLDIHNLAKGKERQEIIYDLLERVGLSKDHANRYPHEFSGGQRQRIGIARALAVRPDFIICDEPISALDVSIQAQVVNMLEDLQSEMGLTYLFIAHDLSMVKHISDRIGVMYLGKLVEVAPSNELYSNPLHPYTQALLSAIPIPDPEVTRSKRRIVLQGDVPSPLNPPSGCRFRTRCRYATEKCAQVEPKLVDIGNGHMHACHYADDIKRGTKEISNKKALDVK
- a CDS encoding transposase, with protein sequence MPKKQLTEEFRVKVVKEALETGEQGIVARRHDIHPVTLSRWINNYKKYGKTTVSKQTSKTTNKDVESQILEKENEQLKKLLGEKELEIQILR
- a CDS encoding ABC transporter permease, with translation MARFLANRIISMFITLFLVITITFFLMHAIPGGPFTREKPLPPAVIEALEAKYKLDQPLWKQYLDYLKGVATFDLGPSFQRVGVTVNQLIEEGFPVSAKIGGGAVLMVVVLGIPLGVISALKQNKWQDQLVMILATLGVTIPSFVMATAIIYIFSSKLGWLPSHGLTSWKHMIGPVIALGGFSLSFVARLTRSSMLEVLQQDYIRTARAKGLSEFVVVGKHALKNALIPVVTYIGPMIAGILTGSFVIEKIFAIPGLGKHFVESVGNRDYTVLMGVTIFYAAFLLVMILIVDILYGFIDPRIKIGD
- a CDS encoding ABC transporter permease; this translates as MAEMKNIPKEMWEPIAHEERDKEKITRPSMTYWQDAWRRLKQNKLAMIGLVTIIILFLFAIFGPMFSKYSYSDQNLDLANIPPRFEIYKIADNKFVYVRRDYMLIEVTEKGEILDKLVASKNDMIGKKRIYNIDGNEVVLDYSFAAKNKDIPNAKKFALYLNGKEIKPYKKVFNKTYWFGSDAHGRDLYVRVLYGARISLSVAVVAAVVNFFIGVLYGGISGYAGGKIDNMMMRIVDIISTVPLMLYVIMLMVVMGSGLKTIMITLGTVYWVRMARIVRGQTLSLKEQEYVLAAKTLGASTWRILVRHLIPNAMGPIIVALTMQIPSAIFTESFLSFIGLGVSAPAASWGTLASDALGGLRSYAYQLFFPSLAICITMLAFNFLGDGLRDALDPRLRK
- a CDS encoding peptide ABC transporter substrate-binding protein; the encoded protein is MFKKSFALLLILVLVVTAFTGCGSKKSEPNEQQNQAEKPAPAEGKEMVLNWNLGSEPKTLDPQLNSASDGGHVINNTFEGLMREVNGKLEPAIAESYEVSEDELTYTFHLRDTKWSDGKPLTAHDFEFAWKRALDPKLASEYAFQLFYIKGGQEYYEGKGTRDDVAVKALDDKTLQVTLNAPTPYFLDLTTFYTYMPTREDIVDNEGIWAKDPSKFICNGPFKLVEYKSGDKLVLAKNENYWRADEVKIDKIIASMIVDQSTALTAYESGELDVIDNMPTQEIPRLQAEDPTFTILPQIGTYYYIFNVNKEPVNDVRVRRALTLAIDRKAIVETVTKAAQVPATGFVPVNLTLSTGEEFRKVAGDYGIDPNGANVEEAKKLLAEAGYPDGKGFPEITILYNTSEGHKAIAEAIQEMWKKNLGINVKLANQEWAVFQDTRHQGNFTVARAGWLADYADPMTFLDLWTTYSGNNDAQWKVKAYDKLIEKAKLVSGKERDKLLLEAEKMIMDEMIVMPIYYYTDPVMVKEKVKDWQKTKLGHWYFGYAYIAE